A section of the Hevea brasiliensis isolate MT/VB/25A 57/8 chromosome 17, ASM3005281v1, whole genome shotgun sequence genome encodes:
- the LOC110652605 gene encoding uncharacterized protein LOC110652605, translating to MENKPSSFLIICSFLLFLVLHSVPQVLAARKLLDIFPNGYFPPGTAQVPPPTPETKVNYNSETKNGSHAQVVSVNGKTRSESGTVNGKNGHPVVQANTHNGYEAGTIKGFDGKPIIQGKNTTDYQTAIINGSDGKPKFEVHRYNNGTAIISVLGSDGKPIYQINSLPPPGGIGNSFLPPPANSYNPFPPPQI from the exons ATGGAGAACAAGCCTTCTtctttccttatcatttgcagcTTCCTCTTGTTTCTGGTCCTCCACTCCGTCCCCCAAGTCCTTGCTGCaagaaaattattggatattttcCCAAATG GCTATTTTCCTCCTGGGACAGCCCAAGTGCCACCTCCAACCCCAGAAACTAAGGTGAACTATAATAGCGAGACAAAAAATGGCAGTCATGCTCAAGTTGTTTCTGTTAATGGGAAAACTAGGTCTGAAAGTGGCACGGTTAATGGTAAGAATGGACACCCGGTAGTCCAAGCAAATACTCATAATGGGTATGAAGCTGGTACAATTAAAGGCTTCGATGGCAAACCAATCATTCAAGGCAAAAATACTACCGATTATCAAACTGCAATAATTAATGGCAGCGATGGAAAGCCTAAGTTTGAAGTACACAGATATAATAATGGCACGGCAATTATTTCTGTTTTAGGCAGCGATGGAAAGCCAATCTACCAGATAAATTCTTTGCCTCCGCCAGGGGGCATAGGGAACTCGTTCTTGCCGCCACCTGCTAATTCTTACAATCCATTTCCCCCTCCACAGATATAA